The Solanum dulcamara chromosome 2, daSolDulc1.2, whole genome shotgun sequence region AATTGAATACATCTAATACGCACACAATTACATCACTTTCTATTTTACTTCCAATTAATTCAGGTTGctaaaaattaccaaaatcgTGTCACATAATATACAactaaattttcttaaatttctgtttttttttcttttttaactcATTGTCCTTGTAATTATTCAATCTCAAAGAGTAACGCAAAATCTTTggggataattattgttataccctAAAAAAGGAAACTATTTACCATTGGATACTCCTTGTTTTTAACTATCTCGCGCATTTGATATCATGAGAGTATATGATATACTCTGATGATATCAAGTAGTTTCGCTGAAGTAttgtctcttccttcttgatatactctgatggtatcaaagaggaacaAGGAAAGGGGCACTGACGTAAATACACGTTTGATACTatgagagtatatatatattctgatggtatcaagaaggaagagacagTGCTTTAGCGAAACTTCTTGATATCGTCAGAATATATTATACTCAGGTGGTATCATGAAGAAActgcttgataccatcaaaatataatatactctgatggtatcaaagaggagcAGTGATGCCGACGGCGACGTTAGTATGACATCACGCGCGAAATTAAATGGAAGAAAGTGGGTAAGAGAATAAATAGTTTGGATTGGGTTCAATTTGagtaaatagtttcacaattgatctattttgtgtagttttctcAAATCTTTTTCCTCATTTCaattttcattatatatttattaaaaattcatAATAGCCTCTTCTTCTATGTTTTTtggttctttctttctttctttatgtTGCGGTAGTGAAATTATCAAAGGATATGGTGCAGTGGATAGGGTTGTTCTTCTTTTAATCAGAGATTTTGGATTTGAgctttatgtataaaaatttttTTTGGTAGAAAGCGCTTTTCTTCAAATATGATTTTATGCAATGTAAATTTGAATTAATCGAATTTTAATGTGAGTATTGAAAGCCGAATAATAGGCCTAaaacaaaaatgagaaaaattacataattggACCGATTCAAAGCCGCAAAAATCAGCGTTTTTCTAAGATGTGCACCTCTTAACCGCGTCTCAAATTCGTAATTTTTTCCATTTCCCACTAAAAGACTTCCTTCATAAGAAAAATCCCCACACgttactttaaaattatttttgtttttgtttctatATATAAAAATCGTAATGTTCAGGccattttatttatcttttattaataaatatcgAATAATTCTATTCATTAGGCTATAAGAATATActgatttttttgtttttgttttcgttttgtgtttatatataattataatattcaaataattttattttctaaaattaagaaGAAATCTCTTAGTATTTTTCATTTCTACTGAAATTTAAATCTAAAACCTCATGATTCAACATATTTGCCCCATAATATACATGAGAAATTTCTTATTACCTTCCGTATacattcttattattatttttttataattcacaCTTCGTCATAATCAAAAGGTGCAACTGAGCTACGTTCGTTTGTTCCTATCTTCTAGTCTCTCCAAAAACCACcatccattaaaaaaaaaaaaactcttatcAAATTTGTAAGAGTTTAGTTCTCTTTCATTTACTTGTTTCTCATTAAGAGAGTGTAGTAGAAACAAACAAAAGTAGCCATGGGAAAAAAACTTGATGCTTTACTAGGAAGAAACTTTAAGACTAGCAAATTCAAGGCCACTGCAAATCTAGCCATTTCCAGGGTTACTGTACTCAAGAACCAACGTCAAGTACGAGGCTCGATCGCGCGGTCCGATGTGATTCAGCTCTTAAACCTTGGTTACCATGAAAGAGCTCTTCTTAGggtgatttatttattttactatattatcaTTTTGATCATGTGGGGTTATATATACTACATATTTCAGTTGAACTCATAGAACCGTTATGTTTGTAGGTTGAGCAAGTTATCAAGGAACAAAATATGTTGGATGTGTTTGACATGGTAGAAGGCTATTGTCTTTTGGCTATTGAAAGAATCAACCTTATTCAACAAGAAAAGTTGGTGTTTctaatttattcatttattcaatcaatagtgaatatatatatatatatatatatatatatatatatatatatatatatatatatatatatatatatatagttttatgtgttgagttattgagttTCTTTTTTTGGAAATCTTTGTAGCTTAATTGGTTGAGTACCTGTTACTGAGTTTTCTGATGATTTTATTGTAGAATATGTCCTGAGGAATTGAAGGAGGCGATATCAAGCTTGATTTATGCAGCTTCAAGGTGTGGTGAATTCCCAGAACTTAAAGAACTTCGAGCTATTTTCATGTCAAGATTTGGGAAAGAATTTGCAGCTCGTGCGGTTGAGTTAAGAAACAACTGTGGAGTAAATACTAAGGTAATAAATAATAGAACTCTTGGtataataacaaaaatgataTGCTAATAATGTATActcatttacatttttttttcaaagtagATGATACAAAAGCTGTCAACAAGGATGCCTAGCTTAGAGCAAAGAACCAAAGTGCTGAAGGAAATTGCTGCAGAGAATAACATTGTTTTGAAAATTGAGGAAACGATTTTGGAGAATACAGAGGTATGTTTGAGATAACTCTTGAATTATTACATAGAAATTGTtctatttgttttaaaaaaaacttttgttgTTGAAACCAGGAGAAGAAAGTCACTGAGAATAGGAAGGACCAGTCTGAAGGTCACATACCAGTTTTACCTCAAGATGTAGACCATGTAGCTAGGAGAGAATATAAAGATGTAGCAGATGCAGCTCAAGAAGCTTTTGAATCTGCTGCTTATGCAGCAGCTGCTGCAAGAGCAGCTGTGGAACTCTCTCGGTCTGAATCGCGTGATCCAGATGACCCTAAAAGTCCGAGTCAGAAGCCAAGGAATGTATCAGACGTTCATGAGGATTTAATAGCTGAGTTTCGTACAGGAGAGGAGAAGAATAATGAGGGAGTGAATGTTGGGGATGGAGTAGAGAAAACACAGCCTAGTCAGAACTATGGTTTTCACTCTGAAAACCAATTCTCCGATGAAGATGAGGTGGAAGAACGCAAACAGAGGAAGTTTAATGAACAGTTCAAGAGATCAGTCTCTGCTTCAAGTTCTGATTCAGCAGACGACATTCTTGTTGATGAGGTGAAAAGTCCCAGGCATGGTGTAATTTTTGATGAAATCGATGAAGAAGTTGGAGAGGAAAACAGAATTCCGTCATTAAAATGTCCTAAGAATGAAGTTTTTGGTTCTCCAATGCACCAAGCAGGAAATGAGAAGGAGATTGAAGGATTCACAAAGCAAGGTGCAGTATACCTAGACATAAGTAAGAAGCCAATATCAATGAGAACTAGAAAGAACTTTCACTGGTGACCAAAGAACGGATAAATGTTTAATGAAAAGGAGATTGAAGGATTCACAAATCAAGGTGCAGAAAACCTATACATAAATAAGAAGCTAACATCAGTGAGAACTAGAAAGAACTATCACTAATAACCAAGGACGGATAAATGGTTGCTGAGATTTTGCCAGTTGGTGCATATATAATGTGCTTTGTCAATATATCATAgttccatattttcttttatctttgGAGATTTTGTAAATTTGAGGATATATTTTGTGCTTTGTCAATAAACTGTAGCTTCATATTTTGTATGCTGCTATTGCTATGAACCTATACAATTTTCAGTTGTCTTTTGAACCTATAAGACCACTTGCAGTAGTGATGAGGGTAAAGCAGACAAGAGGTTTTAGAAAAGCAGATTAACATTACAAAATGTCAAGATAACACAATTCCAAAGTCTACAAATATATACTGATAGAACACCTGATCAAGTATATTCCTGCAGTAAAATGTAACAGGTAAATATAATCACTAGCGTCTAGCGACGCTTCTTGCCGTGTTGCATCAGGTCAGCAAAAGACTgaaaattcacaccaacatccTCATCATATTCAACTCCAAGTTCCTCCTGAAATACACATGAAAATTAGGAGTGGACTTTAGAAAGAACAAGCAAAAATATGAGAAGATCGACTTGTTAATACCTTAAACTCTTTGGGATTTTTGGGTGAGTTCTCAGTTATGGCATCCCATACATCTCTGAACATCCTTTTTCGCCTTCTCCACTGATTTAAGGCTTCCAAATACAACCCCTCAATGGCTTTTCTTTCTTCTGGACTTACAAGAGTAACACCTTCCCGCAATTTAATTAGTTTCTTTTCCATCTCATCAACCTTGAAATGATAAAAAAGTTATGATACTTTTCAACTTATGCTGGAAAACCAGATTCAAATGCTAGAGAGTTCCACAGATTCTCTTCATCTCCTACCTCGTTTCTCAGTTTGGATTCTTTAGCGTGTATCTCTTCCAGAGTCAAATTTGACTGCAGAGACTTCATCTCTGTAACAAACCGTTATAATTTACATGTAACATCACTCGGTGGAGTTGAAGattatcaaattcaaaaaacGTCTTACAAATTTGTACTAATAACTCACACAACGGCAAGAAGTATCAATTAAGCATACCTGCTTCAACCTCACTAATGGCTTTCTTCTGTTCATTCAACTTCTCTTGTAGATTGGAATTTTCCTCTTTCATTCTATTAAGCTCTTCACTGTCTGGGATGTCAAACTGATCTTGCCGAGCCAGGTAAATTTTCTGCTTGCCATACTCTTTAAATGATATCTTACCACTGTCACAGAGATTATCCAGGGCTTTTTGAACTGCAGCTTTTTTTAGGTTAAACTTTTGCAGTGCATCTGCCGCATTTTGGACATTCAATGGTCTATTTTGCTACATTAAACACCATGCGGGAAAAAGGAAAATCAGAGACTGTATAACTCAGAATTCAAGAATTTGCGGCAAACTATCATCTGTCCCcaaaaaaaacagaaaagaaaGCGCCACACTATCTTCACAGAATATTGATAAGCTAATACCCTCTGTCAAGACACTATTTTAGGGAAAAAAGGAAATACACTCTGCACATACAGTAGCAACAAGCACTCAAAGCTCCAACCGAAGGTGTAATTCTTCTATATCTTACACTTGCTTCCTCTAAATTTTTTAATCGAAACTTTACGAGGAAGCAACTATTGTATGCCATAGCTTAGTTATATCGAAACTAATCAGTTTGATTAACAACAGCTTTCGATGTTTACACCtgaattttcaaagaaaataaaatgtgaTGTACTGATCATTCCTTCATCCAAATTTCAAATATCATAAGATAACAGCATAACAGTTCGCATAACAACTTTTACTTCATATATGCTAATTTTAACAGCATAATTTCCATTCACGTTTCAAATTGATTACCTATACCTGCTGAAGAACCTAGCTGCTAATTTTATGCAGCAAACTTTCCGTTCACGTTTCAAATTGAATACCTATACCGGTGAAGCTCGTAGAAATAGTTAATTACAGCAAATTATCCATTTATGTAAACAATAACACTTCCAAACAAAAATTCGTCTCTGAACGGAAAAAATCCTCTAAATCCATTTATGTAAACAAAAACACATTACAGATGATGCGTCgcatatcaaaagaaaattgaaaaaaaaataaatgaagacAAATGCACAAAACACTAGAATCATAGAATTAGATATACTGATTAGCAAAATGATGAACTGTGTGTTACCTCGTTCACGAAATTGAGCACGATTCCTGCAAATTTTCAATAACAAAAAGTCGATCAACTTTGAGATCTGTAAATTAAGATTTCAAATACGAATTGATTCAATTCGATTTTCCGGCGAGAGAAGTTACCTTCAGTGCTATCTGCTTTAGGCGCCATTGATTAGGAAATTAACAGAGCTCCAGAGCGCGGGAAAAAAGCTTCTGCCAAAATTTCTCAGTTTCGAATTCCAGGTAAAATCGGAGAGACTTAAATGGGGAGGCCGCGAAGGGCAATGATACGATGTCGTATAAAGGGTCGTAGGAATTACCCTTGATAGAACTACTAATTACGAAAAGAGGATTCTTACCTCGCATGTTTCAAGCCCATGGGCCTTGTTGGCAAGACTCCGTGGGCTCTTAGTTCATGATAAGTCCCTAAGTCCAAATGTAACGGATAGCGGAAGATGAATAACCGCTAAGAAATAATTGACACACGTattctatttatatattttatcaaattattcACAAGTTTTGCAGATTGCCAAATCTTACCTTATTCATAACTTGCGGATCTTTCTGAAAATAAAAACTGATTTTGTTGAGGAACGAAGTAGCTCGTCGCTAAGGTTATGCAAGAGGAGACATAACTTTGATACAATTCATATTCTAAAGGTCTTGTTGGATTGACAAACCTTGCCTGATTTACAAGTCATGCCGGCTAGGCATAACTTTGATACAATGTTCATTCTACCAGCTATCTTCCTAAATTGTTTGTAAGTCTTGACAAATTTGTAAATCTTGCGTGGCATTATTACGATGCTTATAAGTTTTGTTGAACTGGAAAAAACTTGACACTATTTTCATTCATCTATCTCGTTAATTGTTCACAAGTTCTATTGAATTAACAAACATTACAAGATCGACTCTTCGGACTGACGATAAAAACTTGATACTATCTTCATTTTACCTATCTTGTTAAATTATTCACAAAGTTTGACTGTCTTATCATCCGGTCAATACGCATTGAAGgtctaaaaattatttacattgTCAATgcacttaaaaaataaatcttgaAACAAAAATGACACATTTTTTCCAATTGTTTTCCttcaacaaaacaaaacaaaacaaaacaaaaacagAACTTGAAATCATTAGCCTACAAATAAATACCAAAACACAATTTAGGACAAATTTCCACCACTCTGCTGCCACAAATTGATAATATCCGTTGCTTGATTAAGCAAAATAATCATTTGCTTTTGTGATATCCATGGCTTGCTCTCTAGTGTTGTTTTCAACTCTTCCCATGCATCCTTCCTTGGCCAAAAAAAGTATGGACTTAATGGTACACTACCATGGTCTGGTAGAACTTGATCAAGACCAAGTCCAATATTCTTctccatccatatgaatttcAACACTAGCCTTGGTTTCTCAATTACCTTTTTCTTCATATCAGACTTCTacaaaaaatcaagaattcacTAAGACATAGACGTATCTGGGACGGTATCTGGGATGGATTATGTATGTTCAATTGAACTCATTATTTTCAATCTCAAATAATGTAGGCACAATGTTGTTTTGATACGGGTGTGAATATCGGACACGGATGCAAATCAAAGGTTGGATTTAGTCATAGGCGTATCTAGCTAAGATGAGTTAAGTGTGTTCAACTAAATCTATTATTTTTGGTTTGGGATGTATATTCATTATGTTATTTTGGTATTAGTGCAAGTATTCAACACAAATGTTGATCTAGAGGTTGAATTCATCATCGCTAAAATTTTAGGGTTCGAGGCTACGAATTGATATATCTTTTTGTAGATACATAACTTATATTTTTAGTTaacaatataattttaacttgATTTTTGTTCGGTATTAGCTAAATGGACAATATATATTTCATTAACGGGTGTTGGTCTATTCTTTCATTATTAGAGAGTCGGACATTTTTAACATATAGTGTATCCGATCAAATATGAActatatttaagatatatacaTGTtagaaaatgacataaatatgaATCAACGGACAAAATCCTACATTCTCATATGCTCATTCTATAGGTTCTAGATTATAAAGCTTAAACGATTGATTTTTACCTCAATTTATTGAacatgttaattaattagttattaCTCATTTTCATTAACGGGTGTTAGATTACCCTTTCATTTTTTAAGAATACGACATAGGCGAGacaatatttttaaaggttcCAAGCAACATAGTATGTACATTTataaactcacactttgaaattcattaacttTAAATCTTACATTTGCCACCTCTCATTCTATTTCTTGTAGAATATGACCCTAGGTAATTTTTTTCATCTGTTCAAGTCTTTGTAgataaaattacttaatactaTGCTAGTGGAAAATAGCATTTATTTCGTGAAATTAATTGAATTGTACACAAAATGTCTCAAACACCAGTACTTCCTCCATTTGGaattcttaaattttaatttttcaagtatagaagatattttggtacattccatatatcattaatttaaaatcataaaattcaaaagtttCTTTACATTCTTAACCTGAgtatcaaattaaaatcagaTCAACAAATTGGAACGTAAAATGTAATAATTATGAAACTTAAATGGTTGATTTTTTTTACCTGAATTTCTTGAACAGAAGATTCAGAAGTCTCAGCTGCAACTGGTTCTGTTTCTGTAACTGCTGAAGCAATCATCTTATGAATTTTTCTTGTTGATGAAGCTTTGTTGTTTAAAGAGAATGAAGAACATTTGAAAGATTTGTAAGAAGGATTTTGTGAAGGTAAAGAAGGGATACTTAAATTGCCTCTCAAGCTAGATTGAACTGACATtgataacatttttttttctgttttgggAAATGGAAAAATATTGGCCTTAAAAGAGTGTACagagagaatttgagatgaTAACAGAATGGATAAGGTAGTAATAGAAGAAAAAACAGGAAaatgaagaagttgaaaatGGGCTAAGAGGCCCATGTTTTAGGAATTAGGCATAGTATGAAATTTAAGCCCAAAGGAATTGTATGATCACTAGTATAGTAGTAGGGGAACTTATATTAATCCCACCAGTTTAgaagttaattattttgatacactctagtttttaatattatattttttaccaTATTTTTGTGCGTCTAGATATATTCAGATAcgtccagatacatgtatctccaAATACAtggggtcaaaattaggtgtaatttgttATAGATATATTGTATCAAAGcggattcgcatgtatctgggatacatAACAAATCTCCCTCCCCCCTCTCCATTCTCCCATATCGCTCGCCGCTCCATCATACAGATACATGTATTTAGTGTGTATCTAGTGTAATTCGCATGTATCTGCGATACATATGAATCTCGCTGGTTTCTCTCCCTATTTTAGTGTATCTGATagcaaaaatatatgtatttaagtgtatttttttcaatatgtgatagaaaactcttaattagtagtaatatacataatattttgaaagtatagataataatagtaaatttgATATGGAAGCATTTGTAATAATGTAGGCTTTCCATAGTAGTATGCCATATTTAGCAATGTTAAGTTGATTTAGGGTGTCAAATGGGGGGTTAGACAGATTTGGAAGAGTTTAAACAGTTTGAGTTAATAATTGTGTGCATTAATAAAAGTGTCAATTAGGTGAATTTGATTGAATTTGGGTGAGTTAATAAACAGTGAATATTAATAAATGGACAAGTCATATTTTTATGGACTAAATTTTTACCCCTAAATTGACTAATCAACTTGATCAATGTTATctgattattaaaaaaaaaacagtttAGGAACTTTTGCAAAATGAAAATTCTTGAGTGGTATCTCGTGTGTGATGGTTTGCTCATGCTTCTCAAACGTCACATATTTTTAGGTCACTAATTAACAACTTCTTAGACAACGAAAAAAATGATGACTTTACATTATTTTCTTGACATgtctattattattttagaaaaatcatcTTCTCCTTCAGACGGATGCAACatcttgaacttgtgaatgagTGTGAAATAATACCTCTTTGACTATCCACGAAATTAAATCCCTGATTTTAACAAAATAAGTGCATATTAAGAATGTCCCAGAGGTATACATTCTTTCTTATGGTATTGAAGTCATCTTTGTaataaaatctgaaaaaacttgaaaatgaagttcatatatcataaatatttttcttccaaggtcattttcttcATAATTAGTAAAAGAGACGACTTTTGATTATATGTCCATGCGCACAACTCATTCAAGTTTCTGAATTTCTGATAttgaaaaaatcatataataaaataataataataataataataatagtcatATTAATTATCAAGTGAAAATGAGTTGCAAATTTGAAGACCACCAATTCAATCCACCTCAATTCATACTCATATTTTGCCCTTTTCATACacaaaaagtatatttttattatcaggTGACGCTTGGTTTTTCCAAGATTAAGAGTTAATATTGGCTATACGTATCATATCCAAGGAGAATAGGAGGTTGATGATGATGTCGTACATTGCATAATTGAAGTGgagtggatgaaatggaggttcACGTTTGAGGCACTGTGTAATAAGAATGTGTCGCCAAGGCTTAAATAAAAGTTTTACAGAGTAATAGAGTAATGGTTAGACCAACGTCAAATGAACGAGATGGGCTGAATTTGAGTGAATCAAAATGAGCCAAGTTATTAAATGGGCgggttaaaaattatttgagttCAAATGAGCTACAAAGCGGATCACAACTTAATCCATCCAATTCTTATTAAATTGTAActtctttatttgtttttttatataataaaacATAATCTAATACctaataaaactatttttttcacACTATTTCTCCTTATTGCCATGGTTATTTGCCCTTAGATagtgttttaattattttttttggtacaAAAGATTGATAATAATATCGAAATGTTGATTAGATCATCAATATAAAGTTGAGTTATATTATGAGTTGTACTGATATATTGATatgtataaaagaaaaatgacttcttaCTAAAGATTTAAaaagttattcttcctttttagtATTAGAGACTATTTTCGAGCAATCAAACATTAAaggataacttatttaattttgaaaattgtcATACCAAACACTACATGTAATTAGTTCAAGTCACACTTCTTACTATTGAATAATTAGCTGAAAAatttgccaaaaatatttgcTATGGTGTTAAATAGAAGTCCTAACTTGtaccaaatttattttttttggggaaaGAATTCTTTACTTACTTAACATGTTTACATGATCTAATTGTTGAAAATGGAAGCAACTGAACTTGACAGAATCCTTCCACGTTTGAGTTGTATAGAAGtctcatttttttaattcatttcttccaaaaaaattcaaaaaaataaactttcaaatgagaaaataaatagTTTTCCACACGCATGGGGTTGACTAAATTTGGATTCGCACATTTGCAGGGTTCATTTCTAGGAGGCGACActtcgattttttttttttcattttcaaggCTCGAACCTgaggagaaaaaaattaaaaactcttCAAACATCGAGAGATCATAAAAGGGAAAAATAGCAAAAAAGTTGCCTAGCAATACAAATTAATTTGTTCCTTTTGCTACATTGAAAGGTCATTTAGCATTGTGTACAGAGTTGAAATTTTATGCAACATTTCAATAGAAGGTTATaatacacacacacaaaaaaaaattattaaaaaaaatgagaattgtGAATAAGTCTCCAAGAATATGTTTGCTATAAATtcctatatatatactatatagcTTGGCATATGTTTACTCATTTCATAAACCTTCCTAGCTCATTAATTTCTTGTAACAAATTTATGGTAATTTTCCTAACATTCTTTTATAccacttctttttttcttttcttttctttgagtCTTCCGTTTATAAATCTCAGTAATTGATTTTCTTTAATACATCTCCAATTAAATTTTCAGGTGTTAAGATCAATACTGTGTTATTGGTAAGTTTATACAAAATCCAATCAACATTTCTTTTACTTGCATGTTCAGTTCTATGTTTTTACATGTCTTTTTTGCtactgtatttttttttgtaattgatTTCTATTATAGTTTACTTGAGTCAagggtctatcgaaaacaacTTATCTACTTTCACAAAATAGAGATAATGTCTGCGTACAATCATGAAATGCCATGCCATCTTTCAATAATTTCTAtttgtcttttcttttaaaaaatgtatAGTGAAAAATATAATACAATGTAGAATTAATTATAGGAAACTTCTTAGCTCTAATGATCGAAAAATGAagtttcataaatatttattagacTGTCAACAAGTTTAAATGAAACGAAATAGATAGTGAAAGTTAATGTCTAGCTAGTTTGAAATTTTATGCAAAACTATCTTATAAGTTACGGTTCACGTGAATCTAGTAAATTTTGTTTAGATTctatatgtataaatatttgattataaaattgactttttattaatatatattaactTGAGATTATCGTAGGAAtcattaactttaaattttagatttgactcGTGATTTTTTCATGTACGAGTTTTACTCTTTTTTATAGTTATTGTGGAGTGGGAGGgaagtttcttttctttgttcTCATTACCGTACTGTGAACACTTGGTGTGATGTTAGAATGTTGACTGATACAACCAAAGTGGTATACCAAAAACtcaatttcttcattttcatgCACGTCTTTTTCTTTATGGGGCATCTTTTTTCTACATATAGTTAATTAGATATTGTACTTTCCTCATAGGTTTATATATACTTGTTTTCTGgagaatttatcaaaaataatttctatataTAGGACTGTAGGGATAAGGTCCGCGACTTTACGTACATATCATTCTCCTCAGATTAGGGGCGGAGCCAAGTAGGGTCGAAGGTTCAATGTTCATCCTTCAGCtaaaaagttatattatttatacatgattaaaattattttttaaaataatatatagtaGATTTTGAACATCATTTGACTTCTTCGTGTGTTTatataatttcttcttattttaaaCCCTTTAGTAAAAATTTTGGACTTGTCACCACTTGAGACCTCACATACACTAAATATGttattactattgttgttgTGTATATACTTGTTAATTACAATGATTAAGTTTTAgtcatatatattaatatattgttgttgtgtatATACTTGTTAATTACAATGATTAAGTTTTAGTCATATATATTAATACATTTAGGAGtactctttttagtcttgttgGAAATTTATATGACACTAGAAAAGTAAAAGATTTTATGCTTGAATTCACATCAAAAATTAAATAGTATAATCTGAGTTGTATGTCGCACATAAAAtggaatagaaaaaatattttgtttttagtTTATATAATATGCTTAAATGAAGCAACATAGTGCGAATTTATTTAACCAATCTTAACTTATTAGATTATTTGCATCGAGACGTAATTGTAATTCcattttcttttcccttataaGAATAGTTAGTTCCACACATCTTATAGAAAAAAAAGTATATaactcttttatttatttatttattttcagatTCGTTATATATAATCAGAGAAAAACAATATAACAACAAAGATGGTGACCATAAAGAATTTCTTCAAGAAGGCTTCTCATCAAGATCATCACAATCAAGAAAAACTACTACcacatgatgatgatgaaattAATAATAAGTGTTGTTGTTTCACTCCATTACATGAAAGATTCAAAAGTTT contains the following coding sequences:
- the LOC129874284 gene encoding 30S ribosomal protein 3, chloroplastic-like isoform X1 — protein: MLSMSVQSSLRGNLSIPSLPSQNPSYKSFKCSSFSLNNKASSTRKIHKMIASAVTETEPVAAETSESSVQEIQKSDMKKKVIEKPRLVLKFIWMEKNIGLGLDQVLPDHGSVPLSPYFFWPRKDAWEELKTTLESKPWISQKQMIILLNQATDIINLWQQSGGNLS
- the LOC129874284 gene encoding 30S ribosomal protein 3, chloroplastic-like isoform X2, with translation MLSMSVQSSLRGNLSIPSLPSQNPSYKSFKCSSFSLNNKASSTRKIHKMIASAVTETEPVAAETSESSVQEIQSDMKKKVIEKPRLVLKFIWMEKNIGLGLDQVLPDHGSVPLSPYFFWPRKDAWEELKTTLESKPWISQKQMIILLNQATDIINLWQQSGGNLS
- the LOC129879970 gene encoding uncharacterized protein LOC129879970; translated protein: MGKKLDALLGRNFKTSKFKATANLAISRVTVLKNQRQVRGSIARSDVIQLLNLGYHERALLRVEQVIKEQNMLDVFDMVEGYCLLAIERINLIQQEKICPEELKEAISSLIYAASRCGEFPELKELRAIFMSRFGKEFAARAVELRNNCGVNTKMIQKLSTRMPSLEQRTKVLKEIAAENNIVLKIEETILENTEEKKVTENRKDQSEGHIPVLPQDVDHVARREYKDVADAAQEAFESAAYAAAAARAAVELSRSESRDPDDPKSPSQKPRNVSDVHEDLIAEFRTGEEKNNEGVNVGDGVEKTQPSQNYGFHSENQFSDEDEVEERKQRKFNEQFKRSVSASSSDSADDILVDEVKSPRHGVIFDEIDEEVGEENRIPSLKCPKNEVFGSPMHQAGNEKEIEGFTKQGAVYLDISKKPISMRTRKNFHW
- the LOC129879971 gene encoding homologous-pairing protein 2 homolog, producing MAPKADSTEGIVLNFVNEQNRPLNVQNAADALQKFNLKKAAVQKALDNLCDSGKISFKEYGKQKIYLARQDQFDIPDSEELNRMKEENSNLQEKLNEQKKAISEVEAEMKSLQSNLTLEEIHAKESKLRNEVDEMEKKLIKLREGVTLVSPEERKAIEGLYLEALNQWRRRKRMFRDVWDAITENSPKNPKEFKEELGVEYDEDVGVNFQSFADLMQHGKKRR